The DNA region ATTTCATTACCTTTAACTTGAAtctaaaccagtttaaacctgaTTTATGATGGTGTAACTCCATTTCATTACCTTTAGCTTGAATCTAAACCAGTTTAATCCTGATTTATGATGGTGTAACTCCATTTCATTACCTTTAACTTGAATCTAAACCAGTTTAATCCTGATTTATGATGGTGTAACTCCATTTCATTACCTTTAACTTAAATCTAAACCAGTTTAATCCTGATTTATGATGGTGTAACTCCATTTCATTACCTTTAGCTTGAATCTAAACCAGTTTAATCCTGATTTATGATGGTGTAACTCCATTTCATTACCTTTAACTTGAATCTAAACCAGTTTAATCCTGATTTATGATGGTGAAACTCCATTTCATTACCTTTAGCTTGAAtctaaaccagtttaaacctgaTTTATGATGGTGTAACTCCATTTCATTACCTTTAACTTGAATCTAAACCAGTTTAATCCAGTTTTAAACCAGCGTAAGGCTGTTTTACCCGGAGTGAATGGATTTCTAGTCCCTAAAAGGAGCTGAGTTGGGTTTCTCACCAGCAGCATCTTCACAGGCAGCAGGTAAATCAGGATCATCCTCTTGTTCTTCTGGCTGGAGCGATGACAGTGGTGGAAGGCGTAGGACAGGAACTCCTCCGCTGCAGAGAGGAAAAACGGAATTTCGTGGTCATGACGCTGGTTTCAGCTCCGCAGTTTCAgctcatttcttcttcttcttcttcttcttcttcttcttcctcctcctcacctgGGTTGTAGTCGCTGTCGAACATGGCCTTGCGGCCCACGTAGTATTTGTAGGTGACTTTCTGAGCCTGGCTGTAGTCGTTCTTCAGGTTGGAGCTGTCGATGGCTCTGATCAGAGGTTTGCACAGGTGCAGCTTATTGATCTGCGCACACATTTAGCATCAAATCAACCATTCAGTGCGTTTAACAGGCAGTTAATGAAACGTTAACGAGTTTAACAGGCAGCTAATGAACCCGGTTCTGACCTTGAAGTAGATCTTAAAGAGCTGGTTGCTCAGAAACATCATCCCCCACTTCTTGGAGTCGTCGATGCCGGCTCGACTGCGGAGGTTTGACAGCAGAAATGAGAAAACatcgatgtgtgtgtgtttgtgtgtgtgtgtcggtgtgtgttagtgtgtgtgtgtcggtgtgtgttagtgtgtgtgtgtgtcggtgtgtgttagtgtgtgtgtgtcggtgtgtgttagtgtgtgtgtgtgtcggtgtgtgttagtgtgtgtgtgtcggtgtgtgttagtgtgtgtgtgtcggtgtgtgtgtcggtgtgtgtgtcggtgtgtgtgtttgtgtgtcggCTGCACTGACTTGTCGCTGGCGCAGACTCTGAAGCAGCTCATCAGCTGCTCCGCCGCCTTCTCTAGCATCTCCGCCGGCTGACCTTTGCCcttcttctgcagctgctgctccgCCTGAACACGACACAGATCAggatttcttttgtcttttaaagggttaaaaactCAATTTCTACTCAACACGAATACCTTAAACTTTCTTTTTGTGTCAGCGCcgtttatatatataatataaatatatataatatatataatataaatatatataatataaatatatataaataagggTTAATAATCAAAAAGCTGCCTCACGTTGTTGGCGAATATCCGGAGGTCCAGGGTGACAGCGAACATGACGGGCAGAGCCCTGAAACCACAAACCAACAGGGTCAGGGGTCAGTgacagggtcagaggtcagggtcAGGGGTCAGGGTCAGGGCTCAGGGGTCAGTGACAGGGTCAGGGgtcagggtcagaggtcagaggtcaggggtCAGTGACAGGGTCAGGGGTCAGGGGGTCAGTGACAGGGTCAGGGCTCAGGGGTCAGGGGTCAGTGGTCAGGGACAGGGTCAGGGGTCAGGGGGTCAGTGACAGGGTCAGGGGTCAGTGACAGGGTCAGGGGTCAGGGCTCAGTGACAGGGTCAGGGGTCAGGGACAGGGTCAGGGACAGGGTCAGGGGTCAGGGACAGGGTCAGGGACAGGGTCAGGGGTCAGGGACAGGGTCAGGGGTCAGGGCTCAGTGACAGGGTCAGGGGTCAGGGACAGGGTCAGGGACAGGGTCAGGGGTCAGGGACAGGGTCAGGGACAGGGTCAGGGCTCAGTGACAGGGTCAGGGGTCAGGGACAGGGTCAGGGACAGGGTCAGGGGTCAGGGACAGGGTCAGGGGTCAGGGACAGGGTCAGGGGTCAGGGCTCAGTGACAGGGTCAGGGGTCAGGGACAGGGTCAGGGACAGGGTCAGGGGTCAGGGACAGGGTCAGGGGTCAGGGACAGGGTCAGGGGTCAGGGCTCAGTGACAGGGTCAGGGACAGGGTCAGGGGTCAGGGACAGGGTCAGGGGTCAGGGACAGGGTCAGGGGACAGGGTCAGGGGTCAGGGGTCAGTGACAGGGTCAGGGGTCAGGGACAGGGTCAGGGACAGGGTCAGGGGTCAGTGACAGGGTCAGGGGTCAGGGGTCAGGGACAGGGTCAGGGACAGGGTCAGGGGTCAGGGACAGGGTCAGGGGTCAGTGACAGGGTCAGGGGTCAGTGACAGGGTCAGGGGTCAGGGGTCAGTGACAGGGGTCAGTGACAGGGGTCAGTGACAGGGTCAGGGGTCAGGGGGTCAGTGACAGGGTCAGGGGTCAGGGGTCTCTGACCACTGTTCAGGGGCCACAACAACAAGCACAACTTTCCCCCTCTGAACTCACCAGTTCTCCTCTTTGTGCGACTGGAAGGCCCTCAGGAAGGACGTGGGGAGTCAAGGGTCCGATTACTGATTAATTCTTATTGAATACTGATGACTGATTATTgataactgattattaattacTGATTATTGATTTCACAGATTAAAAAGAGTCACACGTGACGTCCTGATGAAGGATATTGGACGACGAGCGTCTGGAACTTGTAGGCTTCTATGAAGTCGTGATTGGCCACCGCATACGTgcacctgtaacacacacagctgtgtttccatcacttctgagGACATCCCAATCAATAATCAATACAGGAACAGCCGGAGCGCCCCACCTCAGATGGGCTGCCACCATCTCGTCATACGGCGGCTCCAGAACCTGCTGACACTTCTCCTCCGGGCTGGccatctgtaacacacacagaggTGAGGTCGTATCCTAGCAACGCCGACGGCGTACCCGAGTGGGCGGGGCCTCACCTGGAGGCGGGGGTTGGCCACGTGAGGGTGCTTAAAGGAGAGCAGCTCGGCGCAGAAGACGCCGTCATGGTTGTCGATGGCCTCGTAGATCTGCGAGAGGAGAGCGGGAAATCAGAAAGAAGGGAAGGAAAGCGAACGAGGGGAAAGGTGacggaggtcagaggtcacctgCTGCAGGTACTGGTTGATGGAGATGTGCGCCATGACCGCCGGCTGATTCAGCAGCTGATTACGCCTGAAAAAAGGGTTAAAGCGCACGTTAACAGCCTCAAGTTTCTCTCATCATCATCAGCAAAAGGTGTGCTACACATCCAGAGGCCACGCCCCCTTTTCATCATTCCATTCAACAcctggtgttaaattatttAGGAGCACACGACTCCATtccacttatttttttttactgtttttcaaGCATTATTTATCTAAAAGGATTCGTTGCTCATTCTTGTTTTTACCTatgttagctgcgtttacctccgttagctgcgtttacctacgttagctgcgtttacctacgttagctgagtttacctgcgttagctgagtttacctacgttagctaTGTTTACCTATGTttgctgtgtttacctgcgtttacctacgttagctgcgtttacctgcgttagctgcgtttacctacgttagctgcgtttacctgcgttagttgtttacctgcgttagctgcgtttacctccgttagctgcgtttacctacgttacctacgttagctgcgtttacctacgttagctgcgtttacttacgttagctgcgtttacctgcgttagctgtgtttacctatgttagctgcgtttacctccgttagctgcgtttacctacgttagctgagtttacctgcgttagctgcgtttacctacgttacctacgttagctgcctttacctacgttagctgcgtttacctgcgttagctgcgtttacctacgttagctgcgtttacctgcgtttacctacgttagctgtgtttacctacgttagctgcgtttacctgcgttagctgcgtttacctacgttagctgcgtttacctgcgttagctgcgtttacctacgttagctgcgtttacctgcgttagctgcgtttacctacgttagctgcgtttacctgcgttagctgcgtttacctgcgttagctgcgtttacctacgttagctgcgtttacctgcgttagctgcgtttacctacgttagctgcgtttacctacgttagctgcgtttacctacgttagctgcgtttacctccgttagctgcgtttacctgcgttagctgcgtttacctacgttagctgcgtttacctccgttagctgcgtttacctccgttagctgcgtttacctgcgttagctgcgtttacctccgttagctgcgtttacctgcgttagctgcgtttatctacgttagctgcgtttacctccgttagctgcgtttacctgcgttagctgcgtttacctacgttagctgcgtttacctacgttagctgcgtttacctacgttagctgcgtttacctgcgttagctgcgtttacctgcgttagctgcgtttacctacgttagctgcgtttacctgcgttagctgcgtttacctgcgttagctgcgtttacctacgttagctgcgtttacctacgttagctgcgtttacctccgttagctgcgtttacctgcgttagctgcgtttacctacgttagctgcgtttacctacgttagctgcgtttacctgcgttagctgtgtttacctacgttagctgcCATCAACACCCggtgactttgttttttttaaattaactttAATTAAAACTAAAATATGGTTCTAAAATCTATCTTTTGGTTAACTActtatctgtgtttttgttttttgtgagaCTGAGCTCGTGCAGAAATGAAGACGCCTCCCCGTGTTTTAATGGCTTATTTACTGCTCTGTGCAGGGTGCCATGTTTGTTGTTCTGTTTGTGAAGGAAATGAGCAGTAAAACTGAAgcgtaaataaaaacagaacactGTAAAATGAGCACATTTATTTAGGTTTTGGCCTCTTAAAGACGCTTAAACCTGACCTGTTCACATTTTGGAAATGACTCCTTTGCACTGTTTTTAATAGCAGGGCGTGAGTTTGACCAGTAGATGGCAGAAGACGTATTAAATAGTCTAAAATTGGTTTTTAATGAAAGGTTTTGTGTCAAATATGATATTTTCTGCAGCAGCCAGCTGATGATCAGAAGcagaaaaacatctaaaacttgtcatctcccgcctggactactgcaactccctccttgctggcgccccggcttctgccatcagacctctggagctggttcagaaagctgctgctcgtctggtgttcaacctccccaagttctcccacaccactccccttctccgctctctacactggctccctgtagctgcagcatccagtttaagactctggtgctggcctacagggcagtggaaggagcagctccttcatacctccaggctgtggtccagtttcagactctggtgctggcctacagggcagtggaaggagcagctccttcatacctccaggctgtggtccagtttaagactctggtgctggcctacagggcagtggaaggagcagctccttcatacctccaggctgtggtccagccctacacccccgcccgaccgcttcgctctgcggccaccaggcgcctggctgccccgtcactcaggggtccctgcgcaccatccacacggtcacggcttttctctgttctggcaccccgatggtggaacgatctcccgactgatgtcaggacagctgagtcgctgcccatctttcgccgtaggctgaaaacccacctcttcaggaaaaactaccctgatccgccctcttaggacagcacctgatccgtcctagttccttacgcacttattgtttcctccacctctggcaccctctatactttcattaccccctacccgaaccagggtttgcatccccaccccgctgtgactggtgtgcagttggtgagaggctggttggttatcgcacttactctagcactagttatgctcttagctgtttggttttggaaggaaatgcacttatgatttcttgtgagctgaagttcttttgcctaccgatgttgaacgcacttattgtaagtcgctttggttaaaagcgtctgcagaatgaccctaatgtaatgtaatgtaatgtaacctGCAGGGCGACTTTGGACACCCCTGAACTAGATGGTGTTTCCTCGTCTTCTGgtcctacagtgaggaacctcagagttatttctgaccaggatctgtcctctgactcacatataaaacgggtttctaggactgcgtaatattgttaaaatcaggaacatcttgtctcagagtgatgcagaaaaactgctccatgcatgtGTTACTGCAGGACTTCCCCAATCCAACCACTAaatattacacacacacacacacacacacacacacacacacacacacacatatacatatatatatcatCTATTCTATGTGAATTATAGGAGGATGTTTGCGGTTTGCTGTGCTTTATTGTTTTCATGTAAAGAGCAACTTTGTTCCCAAAgtcaaataaaatattaaacCAATTCAGACGTAAATAATGCTTAAATCTGAAAATAAGTTGTCTAAATGATGTCCGCTGCAAAGTAAAACCGGGTTTGTTCACGTTTGTCTGTATAAATGTTCAACAATGCGATTAAATGAGTTTATTTCCGGGTTAAAAACGGTCCTTAAACCTCTGgtttttaatttaaactctAAACAAACAACCATGAAACGGATTATGTGAATACAAAGAGCTACGCACCTCTAAAAAAGGAAGATTTAACAAGAAAAGTCCATCCAGTTTGTGTCCGTTCAGCTGCGAGCACGGAGCATTTCAACTGACGCAACAACTTCCGGTTCACTGCCGTTTAACTTCCGGTTGAATCTCAGAAAACGACGCGATGTGTCAAAATAGAGGTTCTCACAAATCAGAAATGACTGAATTTCATCCCAATCATAGAAAAGgctaaaaaaagatttaatctATGGCTATTAAGAGATCTATCTTTAAGAGGCAGAACTCTAATAACAAAATCAGAAGAATTATCTAGACTTACTTATGCGGCCGTTTCATTacatattaaaaataaaaccattaaagggATAGATCAGATGTTGTTCAACTTTTTATGGAAGAACAAAATGCATTACATAAAAAAATCCGTTGTCATAAACACATATGAGAATGGGGGACTTCATTTTTTGGACTTTGCTTCTTTGAACAACACCTTTAAAATCAATTGGAtcaatcaatttctaaaaaaacCCAAATTCAATGTGGAACTGTATCTCCAATcatattttttctaaaattgGTGGCCTAAAATTCCTCTTAGCATGTAACTATAACATAGGGaaaatttctatttctattttagATCATATATACTGTGATTTTAAGCTCCTTCTGCTAAATATAATTTTTGGTTTTATAGAGTGATGCTCCTGctgaaaaag from Odontesthes bonariensis isolate fOdoBon6 chromosome 11, fOdoBon6.hap1, whole genome shotgun sequence includes:
- the pcid2 gene encoding PCI domain-containing protein 2, which produces MAHISINQYLQQIYEAIDNHDGVFCAELLSFKHPHVANPRLQMASPEEKCQQVLEPPYDEMVAAHLRCTYAVANHDFIEAYKFQTLVVQSFLRAFQSHKEENWALPVMFAVTLDLRIFANNAEQQLQKKGKGQPAEMLEKAAEQLMSCFRVCASDNRAGIDDSKKWGMMFLSNQLFKIYFKINKLHLCKPLIRAIDSSNLKNDYSQAQKVTYKYYVGRKAMFDSDYNPAEEFLSYAFHHCHRSSQKNKRMILIYLLPVKMLLGHMPTHQLLRKYDLMQFADVTKAVSEGNLLLLNEALAKHETFFIRCGIFLILEKLKIITYRNLFKRVYLLLRTHQLPLDAFLVTLRMMQVEDVDIDEVQCILANLIYMGHIKGYISHQHQKLVVSKQNPFPPLSSIS